A region from the Cytophagia bacterium CHB2 genome encodes:
- a CDS encoding cytochrome c, translating into MRKVSVVFMLGCSLAVFTGCEQKPATVEQSPVERGQYLVTIGGCHDCHTPKVMSPSGLPEPNMELALSGHPADAPYPTWKPEDLQQNNAIALTNPMLSAWAGPWGVSFAANLTPDKETGLAEWTEDTFIQSMRTGKHQGQPNGRDILPPMPWPGIAQMTDDDLKAVWAYLRTVPPVKNQVPFPVPPSAPPAQ; encoded by the coding sequence ATGCGTAAGGTATCCGTAGTATTCATGCTGGGTTGTAGTCTCGCTGTTTTTACCGGCTGTGAGCAAAAACCGGCAACTGTAGAGCAAAGCCCGGTCGAACGCGGCCAATACCTGGTGACCATTGGCGGCTGTCATGATTGCCATACGCCGAAAGTCATGAGTCCAAGCGGCCTACCGGAGCCTAACATGGAACTCGCGCTTTCAGGACATCCCGCCGACGCGCCCTACCCCACGTGGAAACCGGAAGATTTGCAGCAGAATAACGCCATTGCCTTGACGAATCCCATGCTTTCGGCATGGGCCGGGCCGTGGGGCGTCAGCTTTGCAGCGAATCTCACACCCGACAAGGAAACCGGTCTTGCGGAGTGGACGGAAGATACGTTCATCCAGTCCATGCGTACCGGCAAGCATCAAGGCCAACCCAATGGCCGCGACATTCTGCCGCCCATGCCCTGGCCGGGTATCGCACAAATGACGGATGACGATCTCAAAGCCGTATGGGCCTATTTGCGCACCGTGCCGCCGGTGAAGAACCAGGTGCCGTTCCCGGTGCCGCCGAGTGCGCCGCCAGCGCAGTAA